The Kineothrix sp. MB12-C1 genome includes a window with the following:
- a CDS encoding gamma-glutamyl-gamma-aminobutyrate hydrolase family protein gives MTQSNLLPYRHDLRVAIVGRVKDTVNYEKALTDMGITSQTIMDLGPLLGYDALVLPGGGDITPAFFGQKNQGSRNIDTELDIIQLQALDLFVRQGRPVLGICKGLQIINVYFQGTVIQDLPQAPIHAWDDGDKFHSTSCVPGSILSRLYGDQCIVNSAHHQGLGNLGHGLRIIQTSEDDVVEGIVHYVVPLIGVQWHPERLFDRSVSPQAVDGRLLFSYFLSLCGDAGV, from the coding sequence ATGACTCAAAGTAATTTACTGCCTTATCGCCATGATTTAAGGGTTGCTATAGTAGGTCGGGTAAAAGATACGGTTAATTACGAAAAGGCTCTGACAGATATGGGGATTACATCACAAACTATTATGGATTTGGGGCCGCTTCTAGGATACGATGCTTTAGTTCTTCCGGGAGGAGGGGATATCACCCCTGCTTTTTTCGGTCAAAAAAATCAAGGCTCAAGAAATATAGATACCGAACTGGATATTATACAACTTCAAGCTCTGGATCTTTTTGTAAGGCAAGGCCGTCCGGTACTCGGTATCTGCAAAGGGCTGCAGATTATCAATGTCTACTTCCAAGGAACCGTCATTCAAGATTTACCGCAGGCCCCTATTCACGCATGGGACGATGGCGATAAATTCCATTCCACCTCTTGTGTTCCCGGCTCTATATTATCACGCCTTTATGGTGATCAATGTATCGTAAACAGCGCCCATCATCAAGGTCTTGGAAATCTGGGCCATGGATTGCGTATCATTCAAACCTCAGAGGATGATGTTGTTGAAGGCATTGTACACTATGTCGTTCCTCTTATCGGCGTCCAATGGCACCCCGAAAGGCTTTTCGATCGTTCTGTCTCCCCGCAGGCCGTAGATGGGCGCCTACTCTTTTCTTACTTTTTATCATTGTGCGGTGATGCCGGAGTTTGA